The following proteins are co-located in the Streptomyces sp. NBC_00435 genome:
- a CDS encoding 2-keto-4-pentenoate hydratase — protein sequence MLDDRRRREAADLLRTAELRRAPVRPLTELHAGIDVQDAYEIQLLAIRDRLADGDRISGHKVGLSSPVMQAMMGVDEPDYGHLLASMELREDTPVPAAAYCAPRVEVEVGFVLGADLTGEGCTVADVLAATERVVPALELIDSRIADWRITIADTIADNASSAGYVIGEGRDPRGLDLKAIEATLTSGSDTLASGRSDAVLGDPAASVAWLARTVARFGVELRKGHLILPGSCTRAVDVAAGRTYTADFTGLGPVSLSFI from the coding sequence ATGCTCGACGACCGGCGCCGGCGCGAAGCCGCTGACCTGCTGCGCACGGCAGAGCTGCGGCGGGCGCCCGTACGGCCGCTGACCGAGCTCCACGCGGGCATCGACGTGCAGGACGCGTACGAGATCCAGCTCCTCGCCATCCGCGACCGTCTCGCCGACGGCGACCGGATCAGCGGCCACAAGGTCGGGCTGTCCTCCCCCGTCATGCAGGCCATGATGGGCGTCGACGAACCCGACTACGGGCACCTGCTGGCCTCCATGGAGCTGCGCGAGGACACCCCGGTCCCCGCCGCCGCGTACTGCGCGCCCCGCGTCGAGGTCGAGGTCGGCTTCGTCCTCGGCGCCGACCTGACCGGCGAGGGCTGCACCGTCGCCGACGTGCTGGCCGCGACCGAGCGGGTCGTCCCGGCCCTGGAGCTCATCGACAGCCGGATCGCCGACTGGCGGATCACCATCGCCGACACCATCGCCGACAACGCCTCCTCCGCCGGATACGTCATCGGGGAGGGACGCGACCCGCGCGGGCTCGACCTGAAGGCGATCGAAGCCACCCTGACCAGTGGATCCGACACCCTGGCGAGCGGCCGCAGCGACGCCGTGCTCGGTGATCCCGCCGCCTCCGTGGCCTGGCTGGCGCGGACCGTCGCCCGGTTCGGGGTCGAGCTGCGCAAGGGCCACCTGATCCTGCCCGGGTCCTGCACCCGCGCCGTGGACGTGGCCGCCGGGCGGACCTACACCGCCGACTTCACCGGGCTCGGCCCGGTCTCCCTCTCCTTCATCTGA
- a CDS encoding DUF397 domain-containing protein, producing the protein MGTIKNLTGASWRKSSYSGGTGGECVECAPLGAAWRKASYSGSNGGDCVEVSAQPCLVAVRDSKNPDGPAFTVGHAAFAAFVGAL; encoded by the coding sequence ATGGGGACCATCAAGAACCTGACAGGCGCGTCGTGGCGTAAGTCCAGCTACAGCGGAGGCACCGGCGGCGAGTGTGTCGAGTGCGCTCCGCTCGGCGCCGCCTGGCGCAAGGCTTCGTACAGCGGCTCCAACGGCGGTGACTGCGTAGAGGTCTCGGCCCAGCCCTGCCTCGTCGCCGTGCGGGACTCCAAGAACCCCGACGGCCCGGCCTTCACCGTCGGCCACGCCGCCTTCGCCGCCTTCGTCGGGGCCCTCTAA
- a CDS encoding helix-turn-helix domain-containing protein, with the protein MVNIRDLDPSASPLDYYGSELRRLREAAGLKQGQLGDIIFCAASLIGQIETARKVPTREFSERVDAALGTGGVFSRLVGLVLRSQLPTWFQAFAEMEAKATYISSFQAQLVYGLLQTEEYARAVLQAGWSDKLDEAVAARMERQRILRRERPPLVWVVLDEGVLHRPFGSREVMRSQLLHLLEFGDRREVRIQVLPFTAGQHPATVGSFTVLRFERDPDVVYAESYGLANVTANPETVRDCAHRYDHLQAAALSVEQSAALIARVREERYGDHQEPDRRVVA; encoded by the coding sequence GTGGTCAACATCCGCGATCTCGATCCCAGTGCGTCTCCGCTGGACTACTACGGCTCCGAGCTGCGCCGCTTGCGGGAAGCCGCCGGACTGAAACAGGGGCAGCTGGGCGACATCATCTTCTGCGCGGCGTCGCTGATCGGGCAGATCGAGACGGCACGGAAGGTGCCGACCCGGGAGTTCTCCGAGCGGGTGGACGCGGCGCTCGGGACTGGCGGGGTGTTCTCCCGGTTGGTGGGGCTTGTGCTGCGGAGTCAGTTGCCGACGTGGTTCCAGGCGTTCGCTGAGATGGAGGCGAAGGCGACCTACATCTCCAGCTTCCAGGCGCAGTTGGTGTACGGGTTGTTGCAGACGGAAGAGTACGCGCGGGCGGTGCTCCAGGCGGGGTGGTCGGACAAGCTTGATGAGGCGGTGGCCGCAAGGATGGAGCGCCAGCGAATTCTGAGGAGGGAGCGCCCACCCCTGGTGTGGGTTGTACTGGACGAAGGGGTGTTGCACCGGCCGTTCGGGAGTCGCGAGGTCATGCGGAGCCAGCTCCTTCACTTGTTGGAGTTCGGGGACCGACGTGAGGTGCGAATCCAGGTGCTCCCATTCACTGCCGGGCAACACCCGGCAACAGTGGGGTCATTCACCGTCCTACGGTTCGAACGGGATCCGGACGTCGTCTACGCCGAGAGTTATGGCTTGGCCAACGTGACGGCCAATCCGGAAACGGTCAGGGACTGTGCGCACCGTTACGATCACCTGCAGGCCGCGGCCCTGTCCGTGGAGCAGTCTGCGGCGCTGATCGCCCGCGTACGGGAGGAACGTTATGGGGACCATCAAGAACCTGACAGGCGCGTCGTGGCGTAA
- a CDS encoding SDR family oxidoreductase, with the protein MGLAEGRVVIVTGAGRGLGRAHALAFAQEGARIVVNDLGVGLDGLPGPESPAALVVAEIRAAGGEAVAHGGDIATTEGAASLVETAVSAFGRLDTLVNNAGFLRDRMLVNLDEDDWDAVMRVHLKGHFLPLKHAAAYWRAEAKEGRQVAARVVNTSSGAGLLGSVGQGNYSAAKAGILGLTLVSAAEMGRYGVQVNAIAPAARTRMTEQTFADTMAAPDAGAFDAMAPENVSPLVVWLGSDASAGVTGRVFEAEGGRITVMEGWRPGPTADRGARWTPSEAGEAAAKLLAESERPQPVYGAR; encoded by the coding sequence ATGGGACTTGCCGAAGGCCGTGTGGTCATCGTGACGGGCGCCGGGCGGGGGCTGGGCCGGGCCCACGCGCTGGCCTTCGCCCAGGAGGGGGCGCGGATCGTGGTCAACGACCTCGGGGTCGGCCTGGACGGGCTGCCGGGGCCGGAGAGCCCGGCGGCGCTCGTGGTGGCCGAGATCCGGGCGGCGGGCGGGGAGGCGGTGGCACACGGCGGGGACATCGCGACGACCGAGGGGGCCGCCTCGCTGGTCGAGACGGCGGTCTCGGCCTTCGGACGGCTGGACACCCTGGTCAACAACGCGGGGTTCCTGCGCGACCGGATGCTGGTGAACCTGGACGAGGACGACTGGGACGCGGTGATGCGGGTCCACCTGAAGGGGCACTTCCTGCCGCTCAAGCACGCGGCCGCGTACTGGCGGGCGGAGGCGAAGGAGGGCCGCCAAGTGGCCGCCCGGGTGGTCAACACCTCCTCGGGGGCCGGGCTGCTGGGCTCGGTCGGGCAGGGCAACTACAGCGCGGCCAAGGCCGGGATCCTGGGGCTGACCCTGGTCTCGGCGGCGGAGATGGGGCGGTACGGGGTCCAGGTCAACGCGATCGCCCCGGCGGCGCGGACCCGGATGACGGAGCAGACCTTCGCGGACACCATGGCCGCCCCGGATGCCGGGGCCTTCGACGCCATGGCCCCGGAGAACGTGTCCCCGCTGGTGGTGTGGCTGGGCTCGGACGCCTCGGCCGGGGTCACGGGCCGGGTCTTCGAGGCGGAAGGCGGCCGGATCACGGTGATGGAGGGCTGGCGGCCGGGCCCGACGGCGGACCGGGGGGCGCGGTGGACTCCGTCGGAGGCAGGGGAGGCGGCGGCGAAGCTCCTCGCGGAGTCGGAGCGGCCGCAGCCGGTGTACGGGGCCCGTTGA
- a CDS encoding SDR family oxidoreductase: MELNGRVAVVTGGTRGVGAGITRAFLAAGAEVLVCARRPPEEPVAAEGRAASFTAVDLRDPAAVQDFFESVAKRYGRLDCLVNNAGGTPYRLLGEGEAQRHARVVELNLIAPMTASVAAYPWLREARGSVVMIGSVSGTRPSPGTAAYGAAKAGLENLARSMAVEWAPEVRVNSLVLGMVRTELSHLHYGDQAGVAAVGATVPLGRLAEPSDVGDAAVFLASDRAAYVSGASLLVHGGGERPAFLDAATANNPKKES; the protein is encoded by the coding sequence ATGGAGCTCAACGGGAGGGTTGCCGTCGTCACCGGCGGAACCCGGGGAGTCGGCGCCGGGATCACGAGAGCGTTCCTCGCGGCGGGGGCCGAGGTCCTCGTCTGCGCGCGCAGGCCACCGGAGGAACCGGTGGCGGCCGAGGGCCGCGCGGCGTCGTTCACCGCCGTCGACCTGCGCGATCCGGCCGCCGTACAGGACTTCTTCGAATCGGTCGCCAAGCGCTACGGGCGGCTCGACTGCCTGGTCAACAACGCGGGCGGAACCCCGTACCGGCTGCTGGGGGAGGGCGAGGCGCAGCGCCACGCGCGGGTCGTCGAACTCAACCTGATCGCCCCGATGACCGCCTCGGTCGCCGCGTACCCCTGGCTGCGGGAGGCCCGGGGCTCCGTCGTGATGATCGGCAGCGTCAGCGGGACCCGCCCCTCGCCGGGTACGGCGGCCTACGGGGCGGCGAAGGCGGGGCTGGAGAACCTGGCCCGCTCCATGGCCGTGGAATGGGCCCCCGAGGTACGGGTCAACTCGCTGGTCCTGGGCATGGTGCGGACCGAGCTCTCGCACCTGCACTACGGGGACCAGGCCGGTGTCGCGGCGGTCGGCGCGACCGTCCCGCTGGGGCGGCTGGCCGAACCCTCCGACGTGGGCGACGCGGCGGTCTTCCTGGCCTCGGACCGGGCGGCGTACGTGAGCGGGGCGAGCCTGCTCGTGCACGGCGGCGGCGAACGGCCGGCGTTCCTGGACGCGGCAACCGCGAACAATCCGAAGAAGGAGAGCTGA